The Polyangium aurulentum genomic interval CGGGGCCATGCGGCTGCGCTCCTTCGACGACGCGGAGAACGGAAAGACCTATTGCGTGCTCATGGAGGTCGCGGACGCGAACGCCGACGGCTATGTGGACCGCGGCTGGGGCACCTTCATCGTCGACCCCACCGCCTCGCGCGAGCTGGTTCACGAGGCCCCGCACCCGCTCGCCGACGCCGAGACGGATCTCGAGGCCGTCGAGATCTTCAAGGGCACCGATTCGCGGGGGTATCTCCTTTGCGGGGCTCACCGCGCGGCCAACGCGGCCGCCAGCGGCTGCGACGCGAGCTACAAGGAGGCCGATTGCGCGCACGCGGTCGCGAACATGTTCCACCCGGCCGTCCTCGAGATCGACGCATTCTACGGCGCGCGTCCCCATACCCAGATCCAGTGGCACGGCATGGCGCCGACGACGTGCGCGAGCCTCGGCGCTCACGCCTCGCAAGGCGTCTCCAAGGCGCCGCTCGCCGGGACGAACGTGCTCGCGCTCCAGAAAAACGCCTCCCTGCACAACCCGACCTGGGTCGTGGGCGTGCCCGGGGGCGCCGCGTGCGATCTCGACGCGACCGATAACGTCGCGGGGCGCTTCTTGAACGGCGTGCCGCTCGCGAGCACGTGCAGCACGGAAGCGGGGAGCGCCACGGGGGAGTTCTTGCACGTCGAGCAGCACATGGCCCTGCGCGCGGCCTCGGGCTGGATTGCGCCGGTCGCCGAGACCTTCCCCATTGCATTTCCAACGCCGCCCGCCTCGCTCACCGCGACGTCTGGCCCGGCGTTCGTGGCGCTATCGTGGACGGCGAGCAATGGCGCGAGCGGATACGACGTCCTTCGCGCGAGCACGAGCGGCGGCCCCTACGCTGCGGTGGCGACGTCCGTCGTGACGACGAGCTATTTTGACAAATCCGTGAAGAAGGGCGGCACCTATCATTACGTGGTCCGCGCGCGAAACCCGCTCGGTGTGAGCGCCCCCTCGAACGGGGTGACCGTGAAGCCGAAGTAACCGCGCCGTCGCGGCAGCCTTGAGATGGCCATCGCTCGCTGGTAACTTTGTCAGGTTGCCCCGTTTCAGCGAGGCCCTGCGCTGTCGATGACCAACCTATCGCTCGTCGATCCCTCCCACTGGCGCTCCTTCGATCTCCTTCAGCGCGTAATCGATACCGTGCCCGATCCGATCTTCATCAAGGATCGCGAGCACCGCTGGATCGCCATGAACCAGGGCTTTTGCAGGCACGTCGGTCGCCCGTACGAGGTGCTCCTCGGCAAGAGCGACTGGGAGTTCATGCCCCCCGAGCAGGCGAAGGTCTACTGGGAGCACGACGATCTCGTGTTCGAATCCGGCGTGGCGGACGAGAACCAGGAGTTCGCCACCGGGTCCGACGGCATCGAGAAGACGATCTGGACCCGCAAGTACCCGATGCGCGACGACGCGGGGAACGTGATCGGGCTCTGCGGCATCGTCACCGACATCACGACCATGAAGGACAGGTTCCTCGCGGCCGAGCGGCTCGAGATCGAGAACCGCGGGCAGCTCGCGCTGATCGAGGCGCAGCGCGAGATGCTCGCGAGGCTCGCGGTGCCGGTCGTCCGCATCTGGGAGGGCGTGCTGCTCTTGCCGCTCGTCGGCGCGCTGACCCAGGACCGCGCCGAGCTGGTGACCGAGAGCGTGCTCGACGCGATCGGCCGCGCCTCCGCCCGGTTCGTGATCATCGACGTGACGGGCGTGCCCCTCGTCGACACGATGGCCGCCGACGCCCTCTTGCGCACGGTGCGCGCGGCGTCGCTGCTCGGCTGCGAGAGCGTGCTCGTGGGCATCGGGGCGGCGATGGCGCAGACCTTGATCGGGTTCGACATCGATCTCGGTCGCATCACGACGCGCGCGACCCTCGAGCGCGGGCTCGAGTACGCGCTCGGCCGGCTGTCTTATCGGATCGTCCGGGCGAAGGGCTCCACGGCAAGCGGGACAATCACGTAAAAAAAAGTCACCTCGCGGGCGCCGGTGTGCCGGAAAGGTGGCCGCCTCGGGGGAGCGGTGATAATGCCGGGCCCGTCCGCGCCCGACCGGCGGGCAGGAGCCCAGCGGCTCGGGCGTACGTACCCAGGCGCATGGCCATTCCCGTCCTCTCCTCCCTCCTCCGCCACCGCCGCCGCCACGTCGCGATCACGGTGCTCACCGCAGGCGTCATCGCCGCGCTCTTGCCCCATCGCACGGGGTCCGGCGCGCGCGACAGGTCCGCCGCCGTCGCCGAAGAGCTCGGCAAGAGAGGCCTCTCGGTCAAGGCCGAGGACATCGCCTGGGTCGATCCGCCGCGCGGCGTCTGGGGCGCGCTCGGCGTGAAGAGCCGCGCCGTCGTGCGCGCCGCAGACGCGCCCGGCGAGCCGAACGATCTCTACCTCGTGCACGCCGCGCTCTCGCCCGAGGGCGTGCTGCTCGACGTCGGCGGCGCCTACAACCTCACCGAGACGAGCGGCGCCGACGAGGGCACGCCCGTCGTGCGCGGCGAGCGCGTCGCCTACGTCGCCCGCCCCCTCATCGAGGGCGCGAGCCCCACGGTCCACCTCCTCGAGCTGTCCGGCCAGGAGAAGCTCGGCCCCGACTGGAGCCGCCTCGAGCGCCTGCAGAACGCGGTCACCAACGCGCAGCAGACCGGGCAGCTCAGCGGCATCGGCAAGCGCACCTTCGCCATCGAGGCCGAGGCCAAGCCCGGCCCCGAAGGCGGCGCCGATCCCGCCCCCGAAGGCGAGGACAAGCCCGCGCAGCCCGAAGCTCCCCCGCCGCGCCCCGTCGAGGTCGCGCTCGATGGCGACACGCTCGTCGTGCGCGACGGCGACAAGCACGCCCGGCTCGCGCTGGCAGGCGCCGAGATCGCGCCCCCTCCGTGGCTTCGCGCCGAGACGGGGGAGCTCGCGCGTCCGGGCAACATCGTCACCTGGTCGGTCGATCGCGTGCGCGACGTCATCGGCGACGACGCCATGCAGACGATCAAGGCCGTCGCGTTCGCGGGGCTCGAGGTGGTGCTGCGCAACAAGGAGAGCATCACGGGCGACAACGCGGCCGAGGACATCGCCGCCGAGCTCGGACAAACCGAGCTCGCCGCGCCCACGCGATCGGTCCCCACCGACCCCGAGATCGGCTGGCCCCCCGCGCCGCTCGAGCCCTGGGTCACGCCCGCGCTCCCCGGCGAGGGCCAGTGGAACCTCCAGGACAAGGACCCGTTCATCCGCCGCATCGAGGGCCTGCCCCCCGCGTTCGTCACCACGTACATCCGGCCCGATCGCACGCGCAAGGTGACGCGCGTGTTCATCGCGGTCTGGGATCCGCGCCAGGTGGAGCTGCACATGATGGCCGGCACGGTGGAGCCGAAGGGCGCGACGGGCGAGGCGGGCCCGGGGCTCATCCCGCGCGATCCGGCCGTGATGAAGCGCGTCGTCGCCGCCTCGAACGCGGGCTTCCAGGCGCTGCACGGCGAGTTCGGCATGATGGCCGACGGCGTCGTCTACCTGCCCCCCAAGCCCTACGGCGCGACCGTGGCCGTCC includes:
- a CDS encoding PAS domain-containing protein; its protein translation is MTNLSLVDPSHWRSFDLLQRVIDTVPDPIFIKDREHRWIAMNQGFCRHVGRPYEVLLGKSDWEFMPPEQAKVYWEHDDLVFESGVADENQEFATGSDGIEKTIWTRKYPMRDDAGNVIGLCGIVTDITTMKDRFLAAERLEIENRGQLALIEAQREMLARLAVPVVRIWEGVLLLPLVGALTQDRAELVTESVLDAIGRASARFVIIDVTGVPLVDTMAADALLRTVRAASLLGCESVLVGIGAAMAQTLIGFDIDLGRITTRATLERGLEYALGRLSYRIVRAKGSTASGTIT
- a CDS encoding fibronectin type III domain-containing protein; this translates as MPDAFSEEGLFVFGQIGASTDLDCASAIALGDLVTCIRSHMPRSGSEGFVVPTTAERLDFRGVVRKMLNGHCDFALPQSLAGAMRLRSFDDAENGKTYCVLMEVADANADGYVDRGWGTFIVDPTASRELVHEAPHPLADAETDLEAVEIFKGTDSRGYLLCGAHRAANAAASGCDASYKEADCAHAVANMFHPAVLEIDAFYGARPHTQIQWHGMAPTTCASLGAHASQGVSKAPLAGTNVLALQKNASLHNPTWVVGVPGGAACDLDATDNVAGRFLNGVPLASTCSTEAGSATGEFLHVEQHMALRAASGWIAPVAETFPIAFPTPPASLTATSGPAFVALSWTASNGASGYDVLRASTSGGPYAAVATSVVTTSYFDKSVKKGGTYHYVVRARNPLGVSAPSNGVTVKPK